The sequence gttttttttattcgccaacaggtttctattcacgaaacgtcaggttccttcatcaacagacatcaatggtgtcttttggattcgaaattttcgaacaggcttttatcggccaaataaaaccttcagttcaaaaaattcttccgggggcgttgcccccttgaaacccccaccaggggcggtctcccttggacccccacgacctgacctgtcaggtcgaccacagcatgggggcgatgccccccaggatccccctttggttagcggcgttgaaaatattccaacagttCTTTCTTTCAAGACGTAGAAAGGGATTACTACTCAGGTGACATTCTATGGGTCAAAATGCAtgatcttgtacatgatcttgcATTAAGTGTTGTTGGCAGTCATGAAGTCACGATTCTGAAGTCTAGTGAAATGAAAAATGACATGTCTCAAATTCGTCGGCTACGGTTAATCATGGAAGGGAAACCacaagaagaagaatctgatgtATTAAAAAATGCAACAAGATTGCGGACAATTCTTTTCGAAGAAAGAGGTTTTGTTTTCCCGGGTGCACTCAATAACAAGCGTCTTCGTGTagtgcatcagatggatgttactGCTGTGTCCATTCCGAAAACTATATCTTCCACTTTGAAGTTTAAACATATGAGGTACCTTGATCTCAGTTATTCTAATCTTGAAGATATTCATGCCGTGCCCATTCATCAACTCTACAATCTGCAAACTCTCAGCCTTTATGGATCCAAAAATGTTCAAAATATTCTCAATGGAATTGGCTCTTTGATTAATTTGCGATATCTAAATCTCTCTTGTTCAGACGCCACCGTTTTACCTGATTCCGTTACGACACTAACCAGCTTGAAGTCTTTAAATATCTATAATTGTGAGGGGATTACTGTCTTGCCCACAAATATTGGGCATCTCCAGAGTCTATCGTTCCTTGGTATTTCATTCACAAAAATCTCAGAGTTACCCGATTCAGTCTGTCTCCTCTACAATTTAAGGGAGTTCTACTTTAACCGTTGTTCTCAATTAAAAGCACTGCCTCGTGACTTTGGAGCTCTGACACAACTAAGGTTACTTGATTTGTTTCGTACTGAAATAACAGAATTGCCCGAGTCTCTGACTAGCAGCATCTGTAAGTTAGAGAGGGTGTTCCTTTGGGGAAATTGTAAGTTTCCCGGAGACATTTAGAATTGGGTGGAATTGAGACGTCTGACGCACGAGGGAGATACAGAAAATACAAGAATGCCTAGAGGTATTGAAAATCTAACTCGCCTGGAAGTATTAAGACCTTTTATcgtcaataaagaagaagacgtCTCCAATATCCAAGAATTAGCAGATTTAAAATCCCTTCAGGAGTTGGGGATTGTAAATCTAGAGAATGTGAGAGGTGGTAAAATAGAGGCAGAGAAGGCAAACTTTAAAGGCAAGCAAAACATTCGAAATTTGAGTTTAGAATGGAAGAAGAAtttccaagaagaagaagaatggacgACTAACAATTCTTTTATGGTGCTGGAAGGCCTCCAACCTCACCCTAATTTGAAGGAATTGTCCATCGAGGGTTTTCCGGGTTTAAAGCTTCCGAAGTGGATGGGATCATCTTCTTGTCTTCCTAATTTGGTGAAATTAAACTTCAAAGACTGTAAGAGTTGTACAAAATTAGTGGGGATGGGTCAACTCCCGTGTCTTCAGATTCTTGGGATTCAAAGAATGAATTCAGTCAAGTGTTTAGGTAAGGAATTTTACTgccagcaagaagaagaagaagaaagcaaaggTTCCGCGACACCTGATACAACAACAAGAATACTGTTCCCTTCGTTAACTAGGTTGCTCATTAGTAACCTGGAAAATTTAGAAGAATGGTCTGCACCTCCGCAGCATGATATTTCCTTTCCTTGCCTTGAGAAACTAGAGATCGAAGAGTGCGGTAAGTTGACATCTATACCATATTTGAGATTATGGACTTCTTCTCTCACGAAATTAATCATAAAGGATTGCCAAAAGCTGGAAAGGGACCATCCGTTGAATACCCACAACCAACACCAATAATAAAAGGTGCACCTTCTcattctctctttttattttcaattctAATAATATTTGTAATGTTTTTCGAAAAATCTGATAATGTTGTGATTTTTACAGGGTTGAATTTGAGCTACTTGAAAGAATGTAAAGATATGTGGTCTTGTAGTCAATGCAATTTCATATATTAAAGACGTGCAATGAGAGTGTCTAAATTTcagtttttgtatttgttttgacAATTTGTTATAATATTTTGTTGCATCGACAAATGATTTTGGTGGTTGAGATGACAGTCGCCATTGTCGTGATGCAATATTAAAAGCCTTATTGAAGAAGTCTGGTGTTTTCGGATTCCTTGCTTTCTCTTTCGATTGTGCAATTTTTCCCTGTTCTGGGTTTTCTCCTTCAAATTATTAATGATTCCAAGGATATGCAGTAGTTTAACACGTCCAAGCCAGTCATGAAGATTCAAACTCCGCAATTTTGATTACCATGTCGCGGAGAGAATCCACACTCTGCAAATCCAGCATCAAGCAAAAGTAGAACACTAAGATTTGATACGTAGCATTTATCAAGTCTCAGTCCTTGTAAGGTAAAAACCTgtaaccaaaaatcaaataatTAGAACTTCATGCGCGAGGGTCCTGAATAGGACTGTCAAAAGGTTTGGGTCTTCCTGGGTACCACTAAACTCGGATCCGGACTATACTTATAAAATTCCGGTACCCGGTGGGTATCACGAAAATTATaaagaaaatcttaaaaattTAATTTCTTTCGAGTCCAAactatttttataaaaaatcattattatttctTTAGTAATGAagtaaataaagattaaatgtaaaaaatatgaaaaatcaaaGTCAAAATTAACAAAAtgcttataattttgctaaaaaacgAGTAAAAGGATAAATAACCCGTACCCTACGGGTATTTATCAGTTTGGACTTGTTAAGATTcaggtccaatcgggtaattacctgTTGAGTCTTATATTGATGTGTCCAATTTTTGGATCCAAAGCCGAACCCGAAAATTAACGGATTCTATTCCAGTTCCTAATAATTGGTACCCATTGAGAGCCCTATACACTTGAATCGTGATTTTGCAtagtcttttgataaaaaaaaagctacataaagAATCAAGACAAAGAATCAGTCTCTTATATGATCAGCAACAAAATAGTAGGGGTTATGATGCAATAATGTTGACTTTTATTGACAGCAATTTTGTGTACAACTGCGTCAAAAATTCTATCTAATAAATGATAAAATAGACAACTGTGTCTCTTCGACAATTATTCATCTATCCCCAAAATGTACCAAGAGACAATTATTCATCTATCCACAAAATGTACCAACAAGTTCGCAAAATTTAGTGAAAATGGTGAACTGTTAGCAACTAGTATCTCGGATCcgagcaaaaagaaaaaacttgtaTCTCGGACTCTCCGTATGCTTAGCGGAGCTTAAGTAGAACTCCCTTAAGTTGCTACGTATCTCTTTTAGGTCCGACAACATAAACAATCCCCTCTTATCTCTTTTATACTCCTCCTCCTTCTCATCAATCGACGATATCAACGTCTCAATCTTATCAATCGCATCTCAATCAAACCACGACAATCCCTCCACGCAGCTTCGACTTTAACCCTCCGATTCACCGCCACCGCCGGGATCGACGAAGACATGTTCTGCAACTCTCTCGTCGCAACCGTCAAGGACAGCTTGAATAAACCATCCGCGTAATACCTGGCCGGGTTATCCACCGCCGGACCGACGATCTCCTGTTGTAACGAATGTGTACATGAGTTGGGGTAATGAGTGACGTTGCAGACGAGATTCACCATCTCCATTGTCTTGTCCAGTGTAAGTACCGACGGTGTCGATTTCGTGCTGTGGATGATTAGACTTCCGATTCTGAATGCGGCGGTGATTAGGATTGATAGCAGGAATGCGGCTGCGACGAGGAAGATTAGTAGTGGTTTTAAGAACTGGATCTTGTAGCTGAGATTGTTGAGTGGTCGTCGGAAACAGGGGAGGCGACGGtcgtgtttgttgttgttgtgtttgagATGATGATGACCTTTAAGAGAGGCAGTGTTGTTGATTATTGGTATTGCAATATCCATAGTGTTGAAATTAGATCTTGAAAATCGCCACCACCGCAGCAGAGGCCGCTGCCGCCGCTTCAATTTGATTTGTGCTGTTGAATTGGATCAGGATTTAGGATTGAGATTCAACTGGGGATTGAGGATGACGAAGGTGAGAGGAAAGTCGGTGTTTTTAGAGACAATCAATGCTGTGGATGGGATCTGTCTGTTTTTTTTTAACTTGTGAAGACAAGGACAGTGAGACAGAAGAACCCACCACATAGGGAGATCAGATGAGTTTAATTCTTTCCCGatgtaattaattatttattaatttAACTAATCTTTGTTTAATTACTGAGCATCTCCAACGGTGGTGGGTGTTAAAAATTCTACGTGGAGTTTTTTGGTCATACCCATGTGGTAAAAATAACAACGTCCTTCATGTACTATCTCAATCAGTGGAGATTTTATTTTAAAGATTTGTTTTTCTGGATAATGATAAAATTGATTTCCTCTTTTCTATAATtcggaaaaaaaattaaaagtaaaaatttaaaatatgGTTAAAAAGATGAGGTAAAGGTTATTCCCAAAATTAAATAAGGAAAATCTAAAATTTTATGTAtcattaaaaaataaatctttaCCTTTTATTTGAGATGCTGATTTGTGGATCTATTAAATATGAGACTGCTTGCATTAACAACTTTATGTTTTCATCCTTTTGACTTATTAATAATTTGCGTTTTGACTCTTTCTTCGTAAACTTCATTGAAATAATTTTGTTGGATTTgggaatgcctaaagccattgagGTAAGTTGGAAACCATAGCTAAAAAAAGTAAGAATtctattattggggctttgaAAACAATGGTTTTTTTTGGAGCTTTTTAGGGTCATAAAATAGCAAATGAGGTTATCCATTATATTCGCAATGTCTATTATACTTTTACCTAAATTTCACTATTtttaaaaagaaatcctaaatctATAATCTTTTCCTTCTCCTACTCATTTACAATCATGATAaaaatgatgatcatgatttcatggtgataaagattataaaaaaataaaaactaaatctattatcttctTCCCATTTTTCCTTTCTCATTCATAAATTTTGAAAGAATGATgagcataatttcatcatgatgaggataACGATCATCAAAAAAATCCAAGGAATTTGAGAACTTCATGAGCTTAGCTGAGAAATTACGTTCCGACTATGATTTTGGTCATACCTTAGATGCTAAACTTTTACGAAAAGGAGATGCAGTGAGTGGTCCAACAATCAGGTTGTCGAGGCCTTTTGATGAGCTTTTTGTTGATTCTCAGGTATTGCCATGGATTTTCTACAAGTATTTTATTTGGTCGTTCCTTAATTTGGCTTCTTTATGGGCTCAAGATACCACTGTTTTCTTGCAAAGTTAATTTTGGCTTCCATGGATTCTGTCTTGTAGAATTTTGAGGTGGCCGCAATGGAGAATTTTCTTGATGAATCTAGTGTGCCTCTTGTTTCTCTTTTCAACAAAGACCCAAACAACCACCCATATGTTATTAAATGAatcattttttgggaccatggtttttttggggaccatggttctattttgggtaaagatattagaagtaaatctaggtcaccccttatctagatatatttatattaatacataAATCCCTCCTGATAGTTCGGTTACTTGCTAAAAACATTCTCCAACCGAatctaatagttcggttagttgcaaaaaatatttcccaaacgaactacaggttaaaagtaacctagtgttagaagtccggttggttcgcaaacttcaacatattttgtgaaggaaccgaactttgaacttaaaatttatttgggtacatcttgtgtgttcggttagttcgcaaacttgaacgcaaccaagttcccaaccgaaacctaatagttcggttagttgctaaAAACATTCCCTAATCGAACCtagtagttcggttagttgcaaaaaacatttcccaaccgaaccttagttcgatTATTTGGCAAAATATTTCCCGACCAAACGTAgcagttcggttagttgcaaaacaCATTTCCTAACCGAACCTGGTAGTTCTGTTAGttacaaaaaacatttcccaaccaaaCTTTAGTTCGATTAtttcggaggtggtggtggtggtaatcggcggtggtggacggtggtggtggaggaggtggtggttatatatatacgtggttattgggttggttttaaattaaattagatttaGGGTagattagtcatttcaatgttttaggacaCCCTTTATAACTAAAGAGAAGGTGACCAAATCAAACCATGATCGCCTCAAAAAAAACAATGGTCCCTAAAAAAATCCTTCTATTAAATTCTTTAACAACCCCAACCCCCAGGTTTGTTAATTTCATGTAATTGCCGAGTGATCTTTTCATTATCGTTCTCCATCTGAATCTGCACTCTTTCTAGATAAAACCTATTAAATTATACTTAGTTGGATGCTGCAAAACACCACTGCCCCATGATTTTCCTGTACATATCTTGTATCCGGAAATTTAATGATTTTTGTTACTGTAATTAGTTAAATATAAGAACTTGTTTGGATAAACTGCATAGATCTGTTCCTTAGTAATGCATAGTGTTGGAGTCATATGATTTATTTACTGTTCCTTATTAATCCATAGTGTTGGATTCATATGATTTATTGCACCGAAACAGTTCCTCCTGTTGCATTTTCTTCGATGTTCATTTTTCATTCCCCAAACAAATGAGTGAATATTGTAATTATCCAATTAATCTGTTGGTAATTTGCAGTATGCACAGTGGTTGTCTCAGGAAATTCAATTGATGCCTTTTTGAACTATATGCTGTTTCCTAATTTGTAAATGGATGACTAACTTATCCATTATTTCATAAGGAAATAATTGGTGGAAATCAGGCTATGTTATTCCCAATTTTTAAAGTAGGCTATTTTGTATTTACTCCCATTTGAAGATCGCTAATTTACGTTTCTTCCCCAAATAAATTAAAATTAGTATATCCTCTCGTCGTTATCCTTTCCATCTGATTtccagttagctgagtcagcactgTTGTacacgtcaaaaaaaaaaaatgcacgtGTGACAGCAGTATCCGAAATACCCTCACTCACTAATTTAATCTAACGGTGTTAGATAACTTGATAAAATGAATGGTGGAGATTCACAACACAAAAGACTATGTCTTTTCTTCTCCGCACGTACCTCTGGTTCAAGCTGTAGAACATATTCCTAACCAGCAAACTGATTCTTACACCGTCAATGGTGGTTTAACATTATAGTCCAATGCCTGCAGCAACTAAAATCGAGATGAATTCGTGGATATGAATGGTATTGTATAGGAAATAAGAACAGTTAATATCCCAattaaaaccaaagaaaaattCCTAGTTCCCCCaattaaaacaattaaattccCTTGATTTTACTTCTTGTGATTCTTTCACTGTTAAAGTAGATAGTTGATCTAATTACAACTTTTAGGATTTGCAGAATCAGCGATAGGGGAATTGGAATCCGAAaacatttttgggggaaattcaGGGTAACGAATGTATGTGTTAGAacaaaattaggggaaatctggGAGTTCTTCATCTGGCTCGTCATGAATCGATCTTCATCCTAAGAATCGAATGAGTAATTTTCATTGTTGCGGATTTGGTTGAATTAATTAAAGCAGGAGATGCACCAACTGAGAGACTACAAACCTCTCGAGCTTCATCAATTTGTGGCCACAAAAAACATTTACTTATCTGTTAGTACAATCATCCTTTGACTTCTTctctttttagattttttatttgcATTCCCCATTTCCCTTGTTAGTACTGCTTATGTTAATCGAAGCAAGTCTTGTATCACCAAATCAAATTGGAAGTATCAATAGAAAATTTGGATCTCTCCTCCAAGTAAGCAGTTCATATCTCCTTGCCAAATCTGCCGATATTTTGTCGATTGCTTCCCCACATCATAAGGATGACGGCACCGTGTTTAAGTTATGAAGATGAGCAGAGAAACCAAAATCGGCGCAATTGTTGGCGAAGAAGATAATGGTATTTTAGGAAATCCACCGAAATAGCTTTTATATATGCCACGTTTATAAtagtgctgactcagctaactggaAATCAGATGGAAAAAAAATAACGTAGGGATGAAACGTTAATTTCAATCTATTTGTCGAGGAAATGCTAATTAACTATCTATTTGAAGTATTATTGTTTATTTGTGGACCACGTGTTTCATCTACTTTTGACAATGCACATTTAAAGTGAAAATTTTATTCATGATGTTATTTATGAATTTGTTTCCTGCTACAGGTAAGAAGCACTCCCCTGAGAGTTGGCGTGGACATCTTCCCGAGGTATCATTTTGTCCTTTACGAATTTAATTGTGCCGATACTCTAAACGTGATCAGATAAAGCCTCTATATCGTGTTTTTAATTATCTCTTTTTCACTGTCATGTGTAGATATTCTAAATTGCCAATTGAAATAGTGGGTTTTAGGTAGCCAACTTGAGGATTGTTGAAATAGAATCAACTCCTCCTGGCACAAAGGAGTTAATGCATCTGTTGACTCATTTTCAAAATTTGATTCTGAATTCCCATTACTTGTTACTACTTAAAAATTGATATTGGATTGCATTCGTAGTTGTAGTCCTGATTAACTATAGGGATAAGATACAATTTACAGCGTTTGGTACCTCAATTCCTTTGTGCATGTTCACGCCGTTCTCCTGGATCCTTCTTGCTCTGGTGCTAGAACTTTTGTTGAAAAATTGGATCATGTTCTTCCATCATATACTGCAGGTTAGCTTCATTCTCTTACTTTTTTCATTTTCCTCGACATGTTCTCGAGTCTAATACAGTTGATGATTTATGCTATGATCAGCTCAAGCTGCTACCATGTTAAAATCTGTAAACTTCGACCAGTAACTCGACCTACACCCGACTTATAGCAGGTCTAGATCTTGGACTTGACTATGATACCATGTTAAAATCCGCAAGACTCTTCCATATTAGTATATTTCAAATGGATTCTAGCAATATaagactattgtcctttcacaaaATAGAATAGTCCTGTCACAAAATATGACTATTTTAGACCGGTGATTTCATCTCCAACAATTGGAAGTGAAGAATTAATAGTGTTGGCAtgcacaataaaaggtccaaaaGAAAGTCTTATCACTTTCGGCTAGACTACCATGTCACTTTTTATTTaataattgtctttattattttaaaaaataaatataagttAATACATATTTATGCATAATGCAAAACCATATTTATCCACAACTGATCGGAGCAAAAAAATATTTCCTAGTACTTAGGGCATAGATACATGAATACTTCGACACAGTCAATTTTAGTTTCATCTTGTTCCAAATTTCATCCAGCTGAGTGTTGTTTGCAGCCCTTGGGTCCGTAGTGTTGGGAGCTTCGTATAACCATCTTTCGGCACAAGTAGCAATGATGCTTTTGGCAATACCAACATAATATGTGGTTGTTATTATCTACCTGTTACATTTGCAACAAAATAACTAGTGTATCAGTGTAGCGCTCATCCAGAAATATCAATTGCATCCTCTTATAGATGTTAGTCACTTATTTGCAAAAGCAGGCAAAAAAGTTCATTTTACTCACCTTTGGATTCAGTTGACGGCAGCTTGGGCATGGGTGAGCATGGGATGCTGGATCTTTAATTGGTAACTGAAATTGTCTCCGCTCCTCCTGCTCTTGTTGTCTCTGGGCTTCCTGCCGACGCTTCCTGCTCAATTCGTCTGCCTGTCGCTCTTGCTGTTGCTGACTAATGGTTTCAGGGTCCATATCAAAATAGCCACAACAGAGAGGTTTTAATTTTTCGTACGCCTTGCCACATTTATAACAGAAGCTCTCCTAACAATTCACGCAGCGCATGCGGTTACAACCATAACTCCGGGAGATTGCGACACGGCATTTAGGGCATCTTTTAGCAATATGCATTATTTCCTCCATATTAAGACTCTTATTTATCTCGTCCAGCTGCTTACGCCGTTCCTCCTTATTCATTCTGGTCTGACGTTTCTGCACAGGATGAGTTATCTGTAAGAGCCGACGATTGTACGCACGTAATAATCAAACAAACTTAGAAATAGATATATTCTGGATCAAGTCTCATATATATATGTGTTACCTGCAAGAACTTAAGCTTCTCTTCTAGCGTCATACATGGAACTCCAACATGAAGTCGATTTCCACAAAGACCACAGAAGGTAAAGAAGCACCTGGGACACTCGGCGAGGTTGTCCTCATCCTCTAAACAAGCCATATCACATCTAGGGCAATAAACTATATCAGACATTGTATCAAGTGTCTTCTGAAACAAGAGAGACTCCCATTTTTCAAATCTTTCATCTCCAATAAAGCTTTTAACCGAACCAGGTGGAACTAGTTCCCTGCATTTTATTTGCGGACATAGTATTGCCACGCCTTCCTTTGCGTGAATGGTTGAATATGTCTCCATGCAATTGCGACAGAAGAAATGCTTACACGGCAATCTTACAAAGCTAGTGCCTATGAAAAGTAGATATATATATGTCACATCAATTCAGTGCAACATGGTAAATCATATAACAAACAAGCTAGAATTTGGATCACAAATTTGAGATACCTGGATAATCACTTAGACAAATGCAGCATTCTTGTAGGTTTCGGCAGAATCCCTCGTTGAGTTTATCTTCATTAAAATTGAGTATCGAACGTATATCTACATCTAGAGAGACACTTTCTGAAATGGCACGTCTATCTACAGCAGCATTATCAGCTGCCTTTCCTAACGGTATTCCAATATTATTATCAAACTCTAGGTGGGAGAGAGATGAATTACATAGCCAATCCACCCATGGATACACAATTTCCTTCCCTGATTGATCGGTCCAAATTGTATCCAACATTTGGCACAAGCTAGATATCCTCATAGCGTCCAGCCATtgaacagagatggtaaaagaaGGAGCACCATGGCTTGGGTATGCGTTCGGTAATAAACATGTTAATACGATTGGGGGAAGATACTCAACTTTGAAGGTGGAGTAAAAGAATCCGTTTGAATTATCACCAGCTGTTGCCAATGCTTCACCGTATATTCCGCCAAATTTGATTTCTCCATCAAATGAGCCAGTATACACTATAAGTTTATCGGAAACATCAATATGTATATTTATCTGCATGCAGAGGAAACAAACTTGGATTATTCAGAAAATATCTGCAATGCGGATTGATTAATCAAACTGGCATGGTAGTTGGAAAATTGACCTGGAAATAACATAAGCCGTCTTGTCTGTCAAGTAGAATGAAATTTTCACCATATATAGCCTTCATTGCCAGTATCTGCATGCATGCATGCATTCAAATTAAGAAGAACATGTATATATTCGAAAATGCTATATGACCGGC comes from Papaver somniferum cultivar HN1 unplaced genomic scaffold, ASM357369v1 unplaced-scaffold_158, whole genome shotgun sequence and encodes:
- the LOC113337020 gene encoding protein disulfide-isomerase-like isoform X1 — protein: MSLAEKLRSDYDFGHTLDAKLLRKGDAVSGPTIRLSRPFDELFVDSQVRSTPLRVGVDIFPSVWYLNSFVHVHAVLLDPSCSGARTFVEKLDHVLPSYTAALGSVVLGASYNHLSAQVAMMLLAIPT
- the LOC113337273 gene encoding putative disease resistance RPP13-like protein 1, which codes for MPRGIENLTRLEVLRPFIVNKEEDVSNIQELADLKSLQELGIVNLENVRGGKIEAEKANFKGKQNIRNLSLEWKKNFQEEEEWTTNNSFMVLEGLQPHPNLKELSIEGFPGLKLPKWMGSSSCLPNLVKLNFKDCKSCTKLVGMGQLPCLQILGIQRMNSVKCLGKEFYCQQEEEEESKGSATPDTTTRILFPSLTRLLISNLENLEEWSAPPQHDISFPCLEKLEIEECGKLTSIPYLRLWTSSLTKLIIKDCQKLERDHPLNTHNQHQ
- the LOC113337020 gene encoding protein disulfide-isomerase-like isoform X2; protein product: MSLAEKLRSDYDFGHTLDAKLLRKGDAVSGPTIRLSRPFDELFVDSQVRSTPLRVGVDIFPSVWYLNSFVHVHAVLLDPSCSGARTFVEKLDHVLPSYTAVDGSLGMGEHGMLDL
- the LOC113337056 gene encoding probable disease resistance protein RPP1 — its product is MHDLVHDLALSVVGSHEVTILKSSEMKNDMSQIRRLRLIMEGKPQEEESDVLKNATRLRTILFEERGFVFPGALNNKRLRVVHQMDVTAVSIPKTISSTLKFKHMRYLDLSYSNLEDIHAVPIHQLYNLQTLSLYGSKNVQNILNGIGSLINLRYLNLSCSDATVLPDSVTTLTSLKSLNIYNCEGITVLPTNIGHLQSLSFLGISFTKISELPDSVCLLYNLREFYFNRCSQLKALPRDFGALTQLRLLDLFRTEITELPESLTSSICKLERVFLWGNCKFPGDI